CCTCCACTAACCCCCTTCACCGGGCCGCTTTCTTCTTCAAAGACGCTCTTCAATCTCTcctctctccctctcccaaccGCCATAATCGCCTCTCTTCTTGGCCCGATATCGTCCATACTATCAAAGCCTACAAGGCCTTCTCTGTAATTTCTCCCATTCCCATGTTCTCTCACTTCACTACCAATCAAGCGCTTCTTGAAGCTCTCAACGCTTCCTCAATCATTCATATCATCGATTTCGATATAGGATTTGGAGGGCAGTACGCTTCTTTCATGAAGGAGATTGTGGATAAAGCAGAATCCAGGAATGTCGTTCCGCCGGTGCTTCGGATTACCGCCATCGTGCCTGAGGAATTCGCGATCGAGAGTAGGTTGATTAGAGAGAATCTCTGCCAGTTCGCTCAGGATTTGAAAATTCGATTTCATATAGATCTCGTTCCGCTTCGAACTTTTCAGACGTTGTCTTTCAAATCGGTGAAATTCATGGAAGGGGAGAAGGCAGCGATTCTGTTGACTCCGACCATCTTCTGTCGTCTTGGGAGTATAAATAGCGTAGCCTCTTTTCTCGCCGACGTGCGGCGGGTGTCGCCGTGCGTTGTTGTGTTCGTCGACGGCGAAGGGTGGTCGGACTGCGGCGCAACGTCGTTCAAGAGGAATTTGGTGGACAGTCTAGAGTTTTACGCACTGATGTTGGAGTCGATAGACGCGGCGGGGGCGAGCTGTGAGTGGGTGCGGAAGATTGAAACGTTCGTAGTCCGGCCGAAGATATTGGCGGCGGTGGAAGGGGCGGGGAGAATGGCGGCGCCGCCGTGGAGGGAGGTGTTCCACGGGGCCGGGATGAAACCGGTGGGGCTGAGCCAGTTTGCGGATTTTCAAGCGGAGTGCTTACTTGGCAAAGTACAGGTTCGAGGGTTCCAAATAGGCAAACGACATGCTGAGTTAGTGCTGTGCTGGCATGAGAGGCCTCTAGTCGCCACGTCGGCATGGAGGTGCTAACTGTTTAGAATTAAGAAAGATTCAGcctatgaaattttattataatcaTCACAAAATTGGGTTTactatactatatatatatagggaCGTACATAAAATCGTATGTATCCCTCttggaattaatataaattcccTTTTGTTTCTTCTAACTACTCCTTAATAA
The genomic region above belongs to Benincasa hispida cultivar B227 unplaced genomic scaffold, ASM972705v1 Contig508, whole genome shotgun sequence and contains:
- the LOC120069568 gene encoding scarecrow-like protein 15 — translated: MRVPVSNHQSSLPSSTPKLPSSPSTISFHTPTTTSPTVIATTCYEPTSVLDLRRSPSPVAHDNPHSSIDDAHDNPPLDWDEHTLQNLDWDSIMGDLGLQDDSNSALKNNITTTTNNNHLHHLPHFPEFLHSHSLDQTPHLLPPDFFLSEPFSTLQTFNSFNLSPNSNNPSLDFLEDIVAAADCFDSNDFQLAQVILERLNQRLQSSSSTNPLHRAAFFFKDALQSLLSPSPNRHNRLSSWPDIVHTIKAYKAFSVISPIPMFSHFTTNQALLEALNASSIIHIIDFDIGFGGQYASFMKEIVDKAESRNVVPPVLRITAIVPEEFAIESRLIRENLCQFAQDLKIRFHIDLVPLRTFQTLSFKSVKFMEGEKAAILLTPTIFCRLGSINSVASFLADVRRVSPCVVVFVDGEGWSDCGATSFKRNLVDSLEFYALMLESIDAAGASCEWVRKIETFVVRPKILAAVEGAGRMAAPPWREVFHGAGMKPVGLSQFADFQAECLLGKVQVRGFQIGKRHAELVLCWHERPLVATSAWRC